The genomic window ACTAAGATCTGTTTTTGTGATCCCGTTGCGTCACCCATTTGGAGCCTACGCTATTCATGCAAAACACCCGCCTAAACAACCTTGTAGATGGAGTGCTGGGTCAGTTGGGACGGTGGTTGCGTAACCCTTGGCGACGGCTATCGGTGCTGGTGATCAGCGTGCTCTTCGGAATCTTCTCAGGGACAGCCATTCCGACTACTACTGGGCAGGCAGCCACGTGGGACATTGTTGCAGCCGCAGTCTTAATGGCGTTTACAGAAGCAATTAGCCGAATTGTTTACAGCAATCGTCAGGGGGTAACACAATCACTGCTGCTAGAAGCTTTAAATGCCGTTAAACTGGGCCTGATTTATGGCATGTTCATTGAGGCATTCAAGATCGGCAGTTAGACCAAATCAGCGATGCGTAAAGGCATGCAGCCATCCAATTCATCTTTGAACCTAATCCTGCAAAATTGGGTAGCAGGACAGATACCGAACTCAGTCTTGCAGCAGCAACTGGAGACTTGGCTTTTAGAAGATTCATTGAGAGCCAAAGCCTTTGGCATTAACTCTATCAATGTCAGCGAGGCTGTCAAGGTGCGATCGCACCTGCTTCAAGGTGTTTATCCAGCAATCCAACAGTTTTGTCAGCACACCTTTCGCCAAGACTCTGACCTTCTAGTTCCCCTATGGAATTTGTGGTTGCCCTTAGCTTTAGAGTTGGCAGCACGCCATCAAGCGTTAGGACGAACCCTCGTGCAGGGAATATCAGGTGGACAGGGAACAGGCAAGACTACTCTAGCCGCGATCTTAACCTTGCTGCTTAGCCACTTAGGGTATCGTACCCTCAGTTTTTCGCTCGACGATCTGTACAAAACTTATTCAGATCGGCTACGCCTCAGAGCTAACGATCCTCGCCTAGTGTGGCGGGGACCACCAGGGACTCACGATGTGGATTTAGGTTGCATGGTTTTAGACCAGCTACGCCATGCTGACCCGTCCGCTTCGGTTCAAGTTCCTCGGTTTGACAAGTCTGTGTTTAACGGAGCAGGGGATAGAACCGTACCAGAGGTAGTCAGAGGTGTTGCAATTGTGCTGTTTGAAGGTTGGTTTGTCGGAGCTCGCCCGATTAACCCAGCAGCATTTGCTACCGCACCACCTCCAATTGTAACCGAAGTAGACCGTGACTTTGCGCAAGATATGAACGCAAAGTTGCAAGATTATCTGCCACTTTGGGCCAAATTAGACCGACTCATGGTGCTTCATCCAACCGATTACCGCCTGAGTCAGCAATGGCGGCGACAAGCGGAACACCGAATGATTGCAGCGGGTAGGAGCGGCATGAGCGATCGCGAGATTAATCAGTTTGTGGAATATTTCTGGAAAGCATTGCATCCTGAGCTATTCATCCAACCACTGACTCGCGATCCCCGCTATGTTGATTTAGTAGTTGAAATTAACGCCGATCATTCGCCGGGTAGGGTCTATCGGCCCCAAGACTCAACACTTCAGGACTAATCAAGCAGCAGTCACAGAACTTAAGAGCTTTGATCCCCAACTAGAAAAAGGTTTCAAGTTTCAGATGGGTGGCGCGATCTCTGGAGGTAAAATCTGAAAGAGCATCGCCTCTGCCAACAACTCTAAAAAGCTGCTTTAACCAACTGTCATTTTGAGATTTTAGGAGAACAGAAGTGACGTCAGCCTCTATAAACTGTGCCGAAGCTTGTAAGAACGGTTGTGTCCTTGGGGATCAATGCCCAAATTTGGAGTACAAGGAGGCAGCAACCAAGTTTGTAGCCAATACTTCACTCGATAAGATGCTGGAAATTGCTGAGGAACGCGCCCGCAGAAGAGTGAGTGAACCGCCTCAATGGGTTTTCCCCGATTTCCCTCAAGACTGATCAGCTAATTTGTAGAATTACAGAGGCGATCGCTTTTAGTGCAGAGGAGCGATCGCTTTTATCTACGAATTAACGAGTTGGCTCTCCTGCTTGGTAAACCGTTTTCCAAGCTTGAACGGTGCCTTTACCAATTTTGTTTGTGATCGTCGAACCATTACCAGCCAAAGTAATTCTCATCACAACTTCCTCCGCAGGAGCACTTTGCAATGCTTTGGCTAGCTCAGGAGTGACAGCAAACGTACTATCTTCTCCATCTAGCTTGAAGATTTCGCTCCCTAATTTAATTTCGAGGGATTTGCCGACTAAAGACGAGTCCATGATGTTCTTACAAGTCAGGAATCCACAAGAGCTGGTCTTCTTATAGGCAAACACAGCAATTTTAGTCGGTGTCCATTGAGTGACGACTCCCGATTCCCGCCCGCTCCAAAAAGCGCTACCAGAGTGGCTTTTGTCAAATACAGCTAAATATTCGCCATCAAATTGATCGCGTACAATCACAGGTTCCGACCAAGGAATCTCTGATTTTGGCGATCGCCAGTCTTGCTCCACAGGGACAACCCGCAAATTTGCCTTGGCGGTTGCGGCATAACTGGTAGGGCTTGGCGCAGACGTACCTTGTTTCACACACTGCGAGTTATGAGGAGATTTCTGGCACAACAGATCTCCGGCTGTCTCAGCCACTACTCTTTGTGGTGTTGTACTCAGCAATAACAAACCCACACCAGCACCGAACAAAGCCAAGTTTGACACCTTAAAAACACCCATATTAGTCACTGTAGTTTCCCTGATTACAGATTTTTAATTCAACAATCTGTACCTACTAGTTCTGCTGAGAGAATTACGCAAATTTGAATTCCTTTAGTTAAATGAAGCCTAACTGTGGCAATCTGAGAGATAGAGAGAAACACTTACTTGTCTTGGTTTAGAAGCCAGCCATCAGCGTATGCAAACCCTGCCCACGCCAACTACCTCCACCGCCTCCGGTCAAACCTTCGTTGACACCACCATCCGACGCCGCAAAACCCGTCCTGTCCAGGTCGGTAATGTCACGATTGGTGGAGGTGCTCCAGTCGTCGTGCAATCGATGATCAACGAAGACACCCTGGATATTGAGGGATCAGTTGCCGCGATTCGCCGTCTCCATGAGATCGGCTGTGAAATTGTGCGGGTGACAGTACCCAGTCTGGCCCATGCTTACGCGCTCAAAGATATTAAGCAAAAACTAGCAGAAACCTATCAGCCCGTGCCTTTGGTGGCTGATGTCCATCACAACGGCATGAAGATTGCCCTAGAAGTTGCCAAGCACGTTGATAAAGTCCGAATTAACCCAGGGCTATATGTATTTGAAAAGCCCAAGGCTGACCGCACTGAATACTCCCAAGCCGAGTTTGACGAGATTGGAGCCAAAATTCGCGAAACCCTAGAACCATTGGTTATTTCCTTACGGGACCAAGGTAAGGCAATGCGGATTGGAGTTAATCATGGTTCTTTAGCTGAGCGCATGCTGTTCACCTATGGGGATACCCCTGAAGGCATGGTGGAATCTGCGATCGAGTTTATTCAGATCTGCGAGTCGCTGAATTTTCACAATTTGGTCGTTTCTCTCAAAGCTTCGCGGGTGCCTGTCATGGTGGCAGCTTACCGCCTGATGGCAAAGCGGATGGATGAGTTGGGTATGGATTATCCCCTCCATCTAGGAGTGACTGAAGCAGGGGATGGCGAATACGGTCGCATCAAGTCTACGGCTGGTATAGCGCCGTTGTTAGCCGATGGCATTGGCGATACTATTCGGGTATCTATCACCGAAGCCCCCGAAAAAGAGATTCCGGTTTGTTACAGCATTCTGCAAGCTCTAGGTTTGCGGAAAACGATGGTGGAATATGTCGCCTGTCCTTCCTGCGGGCGTACCCTCTTTAATCTTGAAGAAGTTCTCCACAAAGTTCGTGAAGCAACCAAGCATTTAACAGGACTTGATATTGCAGTGATGGGCTGCATTGTTAACGGCCCCGGTGAAATGGCAGATGCTGACTATGGTTATGTTGGGAAGCAACCTGGCTACATTTCTCTGTACCGAGGGCGAGACGAGATTAAAAAAGTTCCGGAAGATCAAGGCGTTACAGAGTTAATTAATCTGATTAAGGCGGACGATCGCTGGGTTGATCCTTAAATCAAGCATGGATTTCCGGCTGGAGTTGAGGCTAGCGAAATAAAGTTGTTATAGTCTTTACTATTGGCATGACTTTAGATTGAAAACCGAGTGCTGACAGTTGCTAGTGTATGGCGATTCAATCTAAGTCATAAGGGTGTGAGGCTCTATCCAAGAGTGCTTGGTTAGATCAATCTCTTTGGTACAAACGCACGCTGTACTCTTTGCAAACCAATCCCTTCCAGCTCTGTAGGCATATGGACATGACAAAACGCGCGCTTGTTTTAGGTGCAACAGCAGTTGCACTCACTGCTGTCAGCATCACTGGAGCTGGCATTCATTTATCTAAAAGTCAAGCCTTTTTCCGCGAAAGTCCTAAGGAAATAGTTGACGAAGTTTGGCAAATTATCGATCGCAACTATGTAGACGGCAGTTTTAATCAAGTTGACTGGAAGACAGTTCGCAACCAATATTTGAACCGTTCTTACAGCAATAAGGAAGAAGCTTACAAGTCTATCCGGGAAATGCTCAAGCAGCTGAATGACCCGTACACCCGGTTCATGGACCCGACTGAGTTCCGGAATATGCAGATCGATACGTCAGGCGAACTTACTGGCGTTGGTATCCAGTTGTCTCAGGATGAGAAAACCAAGAAGCTGGTTGTTGTGGCTCCGATCGAAGATACACCTGCCGCTAAAGCTGGAGTGCTTGCCAAAGACACGATTCTCAAAATTGATGGCAAGAGCACCGAAGGGATGGATGTTGATAAGGCTGTGACGTTGATTCGCGGTCCTGTTGGTTCTCAAGTCACCCTGACCGTCTTAAGAGAGAAAGAGCAATTAGAGTTTCGATTGAAGCGCGATCGCATTGAAATTCATCCAGTCAAGTACACCACTCAGCAAGCACCCAACGCTAACATTGGCTATATTCGTCTATCGCAATTTAGCGCCAATGCTTCCTCTGAGATGCGAAAAGCCATCCAGGACCTAGAGGAAAAGCGGGTAGATGGTTACATTCTGGATCTCCGCTCTAACCCAGGTGGTCTGCTCTACTCCAGCATTGAAATTGCTCGCATGTGGTTAAATGATGGCGCGATCGTCTCTACAGTCGATCGACAAGGCGAAACAGATCGTGAAAGAGCTAATCGCCGCGCCTTGACCAATAAACCCCTAGTCGTTTTGGTCGATGGGGGTTCTGCAAGTGCCAGCGAAATTCTGTCAGGCGCTTTGCAAGACAATAAGCGAGCTGTTTTAATTGGGACTCAGACTTTTGGCAAAGGTTTAGTGCAATCTGTCCGAGGTCTAGGCGATGGTTCGGGGTTAGCGGTGACGATCGCTAAATACCTCACTCCTAATGGGGTAGACATCAACAAGCACGGCATTGCTCCCGACGTGGTAATAGAACTCAGTGATACTCAGAGAGAAGAACTGAGCCGCGATCGCGACAAGGTAGGAACAGCTTCAGATCCACAATATGCCAAGGCCTTGTCTGTGCTCACTCAAAGGATTGCCACCCAAAAAGGCACGCGAGCCGAATCTAGTATGCGCTAAGCCAGCAGTGGGGTGAGAACGTTCCTCACCCTCATTTAGTTTTTACCTTTGGCTCTAAACAGGTTGGCACTTACCTGCACGAATCAGCCCAACGCGACGAGCGATCGCTTGACTGTGCGAACCAAATGGCCCCCAACGTTCTGCTGAGGTCGTAGAC from Trichocoleus desertorum ATA4-8-CV12 includes these protein-coding regions:
- a CDS encoding DUF565 domain-containing protein is translated as MQNTRLNNLVDGVLGQLGRWLRNPWRRLSVLVISVLFGIFSGTAIPTTTGQAATWDIVAAAVLMAFTEAISRIVYSNRQGVTQSLLLEALNAVKLGLIYGMFIEAFKIGS
- a CDS encoding glycerate kinase, with protein sequence MLQNWVAGQIPNSVLQQQLETWLLEDSLRAKAFGINSINVSEAVKVRSHLLQGVYPAIQQFCQHTFRQDSDLLVPLWNLWLPLALELAARHQALGRTLVQGISGGQGTGKTTLAAILTLLLSHLGYRTLSFSLDDLYKTYSDRLRLRANDPRLVWRGPPGTHDVDLGCMVLDQLRHADPSASVQVPRFDKSVFNGAGDRTVPEVVRGVAIVLFEGWFVGARPINPAAFATAPPPIVTEVDRDFAQDMNAKLQDYLPLWAKLDRLMVLHPTDYRLSQQWRRQAEHRMIAAGRSGMSDREINQFVEYFWKALHPELFIQPLTRDPRYVDLVVEINADHSPGRVYRPQDSTLQD
- the ispG gene encoding (E)-4-hydroxy-3-methylbut-2-enyl-diphosphate synthase, translating into MQTLPTPTTSTASGQTFVDTTIRRRKTRPVQVGNVTIGGGAPVVVQSMINEDTLDIEGSVAAIRRLHEIGCEIVRVTVPSLAHAYALKDIKQKLAETYQPVPLVADVHHNGMKIALEVAKHVDKVRINPGLYVFEKPKADRTEYSQAEFDEIGAKIRETLEPLVISLRDQGKAMRIGVNHGSLAERMLFTYGDTPEGMVESAIEFIQICESLNFHNLVVSLKASRVPVMVAAYRLMAKRMDELGMDYPLHLGVTEAGDGEYGRIKSTAGIAPLLADGIGDTIRVSITEAPEKEIPVCYSILQALGLRKTMVEYVACPSCGRTLFNLEEVLHKVREATKHLTGLDIAVMGCIVNGPGEMADADYGYVGKQPGYISLYRGRDEIKKVPEDQGVTELINLIKADDRWVDP
- a CDS encoding S41 family peptidase, which translates into the protein MDMTKRALVLGATAVALTAVSITGAGIHLSKSQAFFRESPKEIVDEVWQIIDRNYVDGSFNQVDWKTVRNQYLNRSYSNKEEAYKSIREMLKQLNDPYTRFMDPTEFRNMQIDTSGELTGVGIQLSQDEKTKKLVVVAPIEDTPAAKAGVLAKDTILKIDGKSTEGMDVDKAVTLIRGPVGSQVTLTVLREKEQLEFRLKRDRIEIHPVKYTTQQAPNANIGYIRLSQFSANASSEMRKAIQDLEEKRVDGYILDLRSNPGGLLYSSIEIARMWLNDGAIVSTVDRQGETDRERANRRALTNKPLVVLVDGGSASASEILSGALQDNKRAVLIGTQTFGKGLVQSVRGLGDGSGLAVTIAKYLTPNGVDINKHGIAPDVVIELSDTQREELSRDRDKVGTASDPQYAKALSVLTQRIATQKGTRAESSMR